The following coding sequences are from one Lolium rigidum isolate FL_2022 chromosome 6, APGP_CSIRO_Lrig_0.1, whole genome shotgun sequence window:
- the LOC124667762 gene encoding uncharacterized protein LOC124667762, with translation MRDPKATAAAAVTLPEDVVLEILARVPDVADLFRCAVACKRWRVLVADRPFLRRRWPDHARHPSSLLGFFGQDWWREDVPAPLPDFVRAPRSVLGPGRPFLGSLVPGAAGLFDRAVPLASNRGLLLVRYVPRGGDPHMDGTEPTVDHLAVCNLLSGTCDLLPPLQCGRFSNYLDTSAYAVLTGADCCPRSGHPPCPPAKKPLFKVLIIGISQDGMRYDLHTFSSGEPSWSAPTKCFNPIEHRIFGPIMQRDAVVRRGTVHWLLWDMVNFHALNVDAITGRVSLHMLPAPRPQDLVRCMYDNPRLSVAADGTTLSSLCLFREDLTVEIWTWRDDGDDDGERGHWSRDRVVELRRPKQKQIDGPLCMCMGERSGTMLVRADGRCIYLADLESGVLEEVTDQFCGIAGWKTAFPVEIDWPAFFMHRLGGKSTV, from the coding sequence ATGAGAGATCCGAAGgccaccgcggcggcggcggtgacgctCCCGGAGGACGTCGTGCTGGAGATCCTCGCGCGTGTGCCGGACGTGGCCGACCTCTTCCGCTGCGCCGTGGCGTGCAAGCGCTGGCGCGTGCTCGTGGCCGACCGGCCGTTCCTGCGCCGCCGCTGGCCGGACCACGCGCGCCACCCTTCGTCCCTCCTCGGCTTCTTCGGCCAGGATTGGTGGAGAGAGGACGTCCCCGCTCCTCTGCCGGACTTCGTGCGCGCGCCGCGATCAGTCCTCGGCCCCGGCCGTCCCTTCCTCGGCTCCTTGGTCCCCGGCGCCGCCGGGCTCTTCGACCGCGCCGTGCCGCTCGCCTCGAaccgcggcctcctcctcgtgcgCTACGTTCCACGCGGCGGCGACCCTCACATGGACGGCACGGAGCCGACCGTCGACCACCTCGCTGTCTGCAACCTGCTCTCCGGCACGTGCGACCTGCTTCCGCCGCTGCAGTGCGGCCGGTTCTCCAACTACCTCGACACGAGCGCCTACGCCGTCCTAACCGGCGCAGACTGCTGCCCGAGGAGTGGCCATCCGCCGTGCCCGCCGGCGAAGAAACCCCTTTTCAAGGTGCTAATCATCGGCATCAGCCAGGACGGCATGCGGTACGACCTCCACACGTTCTCGTCCGGCGAGCCGAGCTGGAGCGCGCCCACCAAGTGCTTCAACCCGATAGAGCACCGCATCTTCGGACCGATCATGCAGCGCGACGCCGTCGTGCGCCGCGGCACGGTGCACTGGCTGCTCTGGGACATGGTGAACTTCCACGCCCTCAACGTGGACGCCATCACCGGACGCGTCTCCTTGCACATGCTCCCGGCTCCACGGCCGCAAGACCTCGTCCGCTGCATGTATGACAACCCACGGCTGAGCGTTGCCGCTGACGGGACGACGCTATCGTCCCTTTGTTTGTTCCGGGAAGACCTCACAGTGGAGATCTGGACATGGcgggacgacggggacgacgacggAGAGAGGGGTCACTGGAGCCGCGATAGGGTGGTGGAGCTGCGACGGCCCAAGCAGAAGCAGATCGACGGACCCTTGTGCATGTGTATGGGAGAGAGGAGCGGCACGATGCTCGTCAGGGCCGACGGCCGGTGCATATACCTCGCGGATCTTGAGAGCGGTGTGCTGGAGGAGGTGACCGATCAGTTCTGTGGCATCGCCGGCTGGAAGACGGCGTTCCCCGTGGAGATTGATTGGCCGGCTTTCTTCATGCATCGGCTCGGCGGAAAGTCGACTGTCTAA
- the LOC124662461 gene encoding uncharacterized protein LOC124662461, whose product MTRSAIYLRFWAENGPNRNGIPARKAKPDTVSVFAPPPAPPTRSTHPLPLPCDGDVALSQPRRTALSLPRDGGALSHIRHITAPSTSLASFVQRSPTNLPHGGRYYQGTEDLPLPPELLLPTDGHGGGQVFQICSDGLGTEAVGELSWSSVEAGENEEGAAVVAFSCMARLTASLPSSALTERRCHRSLASMRRPYFSAFSCKDVLLLDLLHREAVQDQREDDGVFARSSFKTVSSSSRLLLRWLRFDLALSEDAFTSLVKELVV is encoded by the exons ATGACCCGGTCCgcaatttatttgcggttttggGCTGAAAATGGCCCAAACAGAAACGGCATACCGGCCCGCAAAGCAAAACCTGATACAG TTTCCGTTTTTGCCCCTCCGCCCGCTCCACCCACCCGCTCTACTCACCCGCTTCCTCTCCCTTGCGACGGCGATGTCGCCCTCTCCCAACCTCGCCGAACCGCCCTGTCCCTCCCTCGCGACGGCGGTGCCCTCTCCCACATACGCCACATCACGGCGCCCTCTACCTCACTTGCGTCGTTTGTCCAGCGCTCACCAACAAATCTGCCGCATGGAG GCAGGTACTACCAAGGCACGGAGGATCTGCCACTTCCTCCCGAGCTGCTGCTGCCTACCGACGGGCATGGAGGCGGGCAGGTGTTCCAGATCTGCAGCGACGGCCTGGGCACGGAGGCGGTCGGCGAGCTATCTTGGTCGTCCGTGGAGGCGGGTGAGaacgaggagggcgccgccgtggTGGCCTTCTCCTGCATGGCCCGCCTCACGGCCTCCCTCCCATCGTCGGCCTTGACAGAGAGGAGATGCCACCGCAGCCTTGCATCCATGCGCAGGCCGTACTTCTCAGCTTTCAG CTGCAAAGACGTGTTATTATTGGACCTGTTGCATAGAGAGGCGGTGCAGGATCAACGAGAAGATGACGGCGTCTTTGCACGGAGCAGCTTCAAGACTGTGTCGTCATCCTCTCG GTTGTTGCTGAGATGGCTGCGATTTGATTTGGCTTTGTCAGAGGATGCGTTTACCTCTTTGGTGAAGGAGTTAGTGGTTTAA